From the genome of Maribacter algicola, one region includes:
- a CDS encoding LacI family DNA-binding transcriptional regulator, producing MKKITLKDIALYFDVSISTVSKAVNDSHEISRELKQRIQEYAKAHHYKPNKLALNLLNRSTKTIGVIVPNILNYFFVQVLYGIEKVANENGYNIISCISDESYEKESKTLEFLDSGTVDGLIISLAEETQVKERMEGLREITESQIPLVLFDRVSDLIECDKVIVDDFEAGYKTTKFFFNLGCRNVAFVSPIGKSSVGKLRLSGYKKALEEAGIPFDEKLVVNFTPKDDLDLLMSFLLNYKSIDGILGLDEITAVKILHIVKSRGYNVPKDVSIVGFTNGQLSQYVTPSLTMVSQHGKFIGEKAAELLIKRIQNPDRPFETKVVKTSLLVRDSTKKLQ from the coding sequence ATGAAGAAGATCACCCTTAAGGACATAGCGCTTTATTTTGATGTTTCTATATCTACGGTATCCAAGGCTGTAAATGATAGTCATGAGATAAGTAGGGAGCTAAAGCAACGCATTCAGGAGTATGCCAAGGCCCATCATTATAAACCGAACAAACTTGCCCTGAATCTTCTAAATAGGAGCACCAAGACCATTGGGGTCATCGTTCCCAATATTTTGAACTATTTTTTTGTTCAGGTTTTATACGGGATAGAAAAGGTTGCCAATGAAAACGGCTATAATATCATCAGTTGTATAAGTGATGAATCTTATGAGAAGGAGTCCAAAACCCTAGAGTTCTTGGACTCAGGTACCGTGGACGGATTGATTATTTCTTTGGCCGAGGAAACCCAGGTAAAGGAACGGATGGAAGGGCTGCGGGAAATCACGGAGAGTCAGATTCCATTGGTGTTGTTCGATAGGGTTTCCGATCTAATTGAGTGTGACAAGGTAATCGTAGATGATTTTGAAGCTGGGTATAAAACGACCAAATTTTTTTTCAATTTAGGATGTAGGAACGTTGCTTTTGTATCCCCAATTGGTAAATCGAGTGTTGGTAAACTACGGTTGTCTGGTTATAAGAAGGCCCTGGAAGAAGCCGGAATACCTTTTGATGAAAAGTTGGTAGTCAACTTTACCCCAAAAGATGACCTAGACCTACTCATGTCCTTTCTTTTGAACTATAAATCCATAGACGGAATCTTGGGATTGGACGAAATCACGGCGGTGAAAATTCTGCATATCGTAAAATCCCGGGGCTATAATGTACCCAAGGATGTTTCCATAGTTGGTTTCACGAACGGACAACTATCACAATACGTAACGCCATCACTGACCATGGTGAGTCAGCATGGGAAATTCATAGGGGAAAAGGCCGCGGAATTATTAATAAAACGCATCCAAAACCCCGATAGACCTTTCGAGACCAAAGTGGTAAAAACGAGCCTTTTGGTAAGGGACTCCACAAAAAAGTTGCAATAG
- a CDS encoding GMC family oxidoreductase yields the protein MQIKESSEVYDVIIVGSGAGGGMATKQLADAGLNVAVVEAGPFFDPADPKTMTQLKWPYDSPRRGAGTDRAFGEWDQSWGDWEVEGEPYTHEEGTEFKWWRARMLGGRTNHWGRISLRFGPKDFKGKSRDGLGDDWPIGYEDIKPYYDKLDKLIGVFGTKEGRENDPDGFFLPPPKPRLHELFYINGAKKTGIPVIPGRLSMLTKRINNERGVCFYCGQCGRSCQVYADFSAGSCLIFPAQKNGGKVKLFVNCMVREVTTNEEGKATGVSYINKEDRKEYKLKGRVVVLGASACSSARILLNSKSKQHPNGLGNSSDVVGRYLHDSTGASAAGVIPGLLNRKVSYNEDGVGGMHVYSPWWGDNSKLDFPRGYHIEVWGGMGQPNYGFGFDPNGMNKFFGLKVGGYGDSLRDDVKKYYGSVIGFGGRGEAIAFRENRCEIDPTTVDKYGIPVLKFNYKHSQYEINQAKHMQDTFEELIHNMGGIPLSEKPGKDQNYGLLAPGQIIHEVGTTRMGDDPKTSVTNKFQQLHDCDNVFIVDAGPFVSQADKNCTWTIMALSWRASDYIIDQLKKQNI from the coding sequence ATGCAGATAAAAGAATCCTCCGAAGTGTATGATGTAATTATTGTAGGCTCAGGGGCCGGTGGTGGAATGGCCACCAAACAGTTAGCGGATGCAGGATTGAATGTAGCCGTTGTAGAAGCGGGTCCGTTTTTTGACCCCGCTGATCCAAAAACCATGACCCAATTAAAATGGCCATACGATTCGCCAAGAAGAGGGGCCGGTACGGATAGGGCCTTTGGTGAATGGGACCAGTCTTGGGGCGATTGGGAAGTTGAGGGCGAACCATATACCCATGAAGAAGGTACTGAATTTAAATGGTGGCGCGCTAGAATGCTTGGTGGGCGTACCAACCACTGGGGGCGTATTTCGCTTCGGTTTGGACCAAAGGATTTTAAGGGAAAATCCAGAGATGGTCTTGGGGATGATTGGCCCATAGGTTATGAGGACATTAAACCTTATTACGATAAATTGGATAAGTTGATCGGGGTTTTTGGAACCAAGGAAGGTAGGGAGAACGATCCTGATGGGTTTTTCCTTCCACCTCCTAAACCAAGATTACACGAATTATTCTACATAAATGGAGCCAAGAAAACCGGTATTCCTGTAATTCCCGGAAGACTTTCCATGTTGACCAAAAGAATCAACAACGAAAGGGGCGTATGCTTCTATTGTGGCCAATGTGGTCGCTCCTGTCAGGTTTATGCCGATTTCTCCGCAGGAAGTTGCCTCATCTTTCCGGCTCAAAAAAATGGAGGCAAGGTAAAACTCTTTGTCAATTGTATGGTGCGCGAAGTGACTACCAATGAGGAGGGCAAAGCGACGGGTGTTTCTTACATCAATAAGGAAGATAGAAAGGAATACAAATTAAAAGGTCGGGTGGTCGTTTTAGGGGCGTCTGCATGTAGTTCTGCGCGGATACTTCTTAATTCCAAAAGCAAACAACATCCCAATGGATTGGGCAATAGTAGTGATGTAGTGGGTAGGTATTTGCACGATTCCACCGGTGCTAGTGCTGCAGGTGTGATTCCTGGTTTATTGAACCGAAAGGTCTCCTACAATGAAGATGGCGTGGGAGGTATGCACGTTTATTCTCCATGGTGGGGAGACAATTCCAAACTGGATTTCCCAAGAGGATATCACATAGAGGTCTGGGGAGGTATGGGCCAACCCAATTACGGTTTCGGCTTTGATCCCAACGGCATGAATAAGTTTTTTGGTCTAAAGGTGGGAGGATATGGTGATAGTTTACGGGACGATGTGAAGAAATATTATGGATCGGTCATTGGCTTTGGAGGCCGCGGTGAGGCTATTGCCTTTAGGGAAAACCGATGCGAAATAGACCCCACCACCGTGGATAAATATGGTATTCCCGTACTGAAGTTCAATTATAAGCACTCACAGTATGAAATCAATCAAGCCAAGCACATGCAGGACACTTTTGAGGAGCTTATCCATAATATGGGCGGTATTCCGTTGAGTGAAAAACCTGGTAAGGACCAAAACTATGGACTCTTGGCGCCCGGTCAGATTATACATGAGGTGGGAACTACCCGTATGGGAGATGACCCAAAAACTTCGGTCACTAATAAATTCCAACAATTGCATGACTGTGATAATGTTTTCATTGTGGATGCAGGGCCGTTCGTTTCGCAAGCGGACAAAAACTGTACCTGGACCATTATGGCCTTATCTTGGAGGGCATCGGACTATATCATTGATCAATTGAAGAAACAAAATATTTAA
- a CDS encoding PorP/SprF family type IX secretion system membrane protein, translated as MKYIHKISAKIGLPLILFMFMGSLNVLGQETGTNLNSSSTYHNQLFFNRYLINPTFSLVRENKSYLNILHRNQYATFDDNSQNYFLGFSNMLNDRTAIGIGIYSQWSGVVQEFGFNANYATAVKLGNKSTLTFGSNVTYFNQGLDKNRVVISEADPEITESRKESKIAVQPGINLSIGKFDFGLYAEDLLRYNQTTDEFLTNLSTRSVKASMQYTHSFNAGRGLFENARLMPLGQVGKNEDGSMYYLGSLLLDLPNYGWLQTTIDQEYGMSAGVGFNFSKKMSLGYLIEKDLSQNESNLGWNHEVSLAYKFKDEDMSITIADRSNDSKIDAIVRNYEEQIADLISERDKTRKKEKREAEKEAANRNLASEPIENVDPTDLAYQNRLILDELILRQDSIEEARTLAFEKKFETIVRLLRNDIKNSVDSNIQNFKLEERTMMAAKKMEEEHARMAAEEDFEKYNKLPIKMLGSSDILGVKSGYYVIANVYSNKKYLNAFMQKLKDQGLDAKQFYNKENGLYYVYLADYDYKSEAHNAYVSNLGGKYNDEKWIMQVDEHTATVSNTFEDGDSY; from the coding sequence CAATCCAACCTTTTCCTTGGTAAGGGAGAACAAATCCTATCTAAATATTTTACATAGAAACCAGTATGCCACTTTTGATGACAACAGCCAGAACTACTTTTTAGGTTTCAGTAACATGTTAAACGATAGAACTGCCATAGGAATTGGTATTTACAGCCAATGGTCCGGTGTAGTACAGGAATTCGGTTTTAATGCCAATTATGCCACCGCGGTAAAACTTGGAAACAAAAGCACACTTACTTTTGGTTCGAATGTTACTTATTTCAATCAAGGATTGGATAAAAACCGAGTGGTAATTTCTGAAGCCGATCCAGAAATTACAGAATCCAGAAAAGAGAGTAAAATTGCCGTACAACCGGGAATCAACCTTTCCATAGGAAAATTCGACTTTGGACTGTATGCAGAGGATTTATTGCGCTACAACCAAACCACGGACGAGTTCCTTACCAATCTTTCCACACGAAGTGTTAAAGCATCCATGCAGTACACACATTCCTTTAATGCTGGTAGGGGATTGTTTGAAAATGCCCGTTTGATGCCTTTGGGCCAAGTGGGTAAAAACGAGGATGGAAGTATGTACTATTTAGGTTCCCTATTATTGGACTTGCCAAATTACGGATGGTTGCAGACAACCATAGACCAAGAGTATGGCATGTCTGCCGGAGTAGGGTTCAATTTCAGTAAAAAAATGTCCTTGGGATATTTAATAGAAAAGGATCTTTCCCAAAATGAATCGAACCTAGGTTGGAACCACGAGGTATCCTTGGCCTATAAGTTCAAGGATGAGGATATGTCAATTACCATTGCGGATCGTTCCAATGATAGTAAGATAGATGCCATTGTTCGCAACTATGAGGAGCAGATTGCCGATTTAATATCGGAAAGGGACAAAACAAGGAAAAAGGAAAAAAGGGAGGCGGAAAAAGAAGCAGCCAATAGAAACCTTGCTTCGGAACCCATTGAAAATGTGGACCCCACCGACTTGGCCTATCAAAACCGATTAATTCTAGATGAACTCATTCTGAGACAGGATTCCATTGAGGAAGCGCGAACGTTGGCCTTTGAAAAAAAGTTTGAGACCATTGTGAGACTATTACGTAACGATATCAAAAATAGTGTGGATTCCAACATTCAAAACTTCAAGTTGGAGGAAAGGACCATGATGGCCGCCAAGAAGATGGAGGAGGAGCATGCGCGTATGGCCGCTGAGGAGGATTTTGAAAAATATAACAAACTGCCCATTAAAATGTTGGGAAGCTCAGATATCTTGGGAGTAAAATCCGGGTATTACGTAATCGCCAATGTATACAGCAACAAAAAGTATTTGAACGCCTTCATGCAAAAATTAAAGGACCAAGGACTGGATGCCAAGCAGTTTTATAATAAGGAAAACGGTTTGTATTATGTCTATCTGGCGGATTACGATTACAAAAGCGAAGCACATAATGCCTATGTATCAAATTTGGGTGGCAAATACAATGATGAAAAGTGGATCATGCAGGTGGACGAGCATACGGCTACCGTATCCAACACTTTTGAGGATGGAGATTCGTATTAA
- a CDS encoding xylulokinase: MYYLGLDIGSSSIKIALVETDTGKSVGVVQEPETEMSMLAIKNGWAEQNPEDWWGHACLGIKRLIKTHDISSEEIIGIGISYQMHGLVVVDADNKVLRNSIIWCDSRAVPIGQKAFEVIGEEKCSEYLLNSPSNFTASKLKWVKDNEPDIFSKIHKFMLPGDYIAMRFSGKINTTVSGLSEGIFWDFKKKEIASFLMDYYGLDASLVPDIVETFGIQSRVDAKGASESGLQVGTPILYRAGDQPNNALSLNVFNPGEVAATGGTSGVVYAVTNSLSVKESARVNNFAHVNYSPGNDSRIGKLLCINGSGIQYRWLLNNLDVASYDEMNKLAEEVPVGSDGVVIIPFGNGAERMLNNQEVGTRLLNINLNNHGKGHLCRAALEGIAFSFVYGMEIMESDGIEVNVMRAGNDNLFRSKIFSETVATLIGYDIEIYNTTGAIGAARAGLLKDGDYEVFGKAIIENDYIMTFKPLRNKAEYQRAYQLWKKELEITINYI, translated from the coding sequence ATGTACTATTTAGGTTTGGATATTGGTAGTTCCTCAATAAAGATTGCATTGGTCGAAACTGACACTGGCAAAAGTGTAGGCGTTGTCCAGGAACCAGAGACCGAGATGTCCATGCTGGCAATAAAAAATGGGTGGGCAGAGCAAAATCCGGAAGATTGGTGGGGCCATGCCTGCCTTGGTATCAAAAGACTGATCAAAACCCACGATATTTCTTCGGAAGAAATTATCGGGATTGGTATTTCTTATCAAATGCACGGGTTGGTGGTTGTGGACGCGGACAACAAAGTACTGCGCAATTCCATTATCTGGTGCGATAGCCGGGCTGTACCAATCGGTCAGAAAGCTTTTGAAGTGATAGGCGAGGAAAAATGTTCGGAATATCTATTGAACTCTCCTTCTAATTTTACGGCCAGTAAGCTTAAATGGGTAAAGGACAATGAACCTGATATCTTTTCGAAAATCCATAAGTTCATGTTACCTGGGGATTATATAGCCATGCGGTTTTCAGGAAAAATAAATACGACGGTATCCGGACTTTCAGAAGGTATTTTTTGGGACTTTAAGAAAAAGGAAATAGCTTCTTTTTTAATGGACTATTACGGCTTAGATGCCAGTTTGGTACCTGATATTGTGGAGACTTTCGGTATACAATCACGCGTTGATGCAAAAGGGGCGTCTGAAAGTGGTTTACAAGTTGGGACTCCAATATTATATAGAGCTGGGGACCAACCCAACAATGCCTTGTCCTTAAATGTCTTTAATCCGGGCGAAGTAGCCGCTACCGGCGGTACATCCGGTGTGGTATATGCCGTTACCAATAGTCTTTCTGTCAAAGAAAGTGCCAGGGTGAATAATTTCGCGCACGTAAATTATAGTCCCGGAAACGACTCCAGGATAGGAAAGCTCCTTTGTATCAATGGCTCTGGGATTCAGTACCGATGGTTGCTTAATAATCTGGATGTAGCGTCCTATGACGAAATGAACAAATTAGCCGAAGAAGTTCCTGTAGGCTCTGATGGTGTGGTAATCATACCTTTTGGAAACGGTGCGGAACGGATGCTTAACAATCAGGAAGTTGGTACGAGGCTGTTGAACATTAACTTGAACAATCATGGCAAGGGGCATCTATGCAGGGCAGCCTTGGAAGGCATTGCCTTTTCATTTGTATACGGGATGGAAATTATGGAATCCGACGGTATAGAGGTCAATGTGATGCGGGCAGGAAACGACAACCTTTTTAGGTCAAAGATTTTTTCGGAAACCGTGGCCACACTAATTGGATATGATATTGAAATTTATAATACCACGGGTGCCATAGGAGCGGCCAGGGCAGGACTTTTAAAGGATGGCGATTATGAGGTTTTTGGAAAAGCTATCATAGAAAACGATTATATAATGACATTTAAGCCTTTAAGAAATAAGGCAGAATACCAAAGGGCGTATCAGCTTTGGAAGAAGGAATTGGAAATAACAATAAACTACATATAA
- a CDS encoding response regulator transcription factor, which yields MKTQDLKFIIVEKNEHEHVSYLNYLKGVDGFQLMGIYTSASKALKDFNRTRPHIVLTEVDLHETNGLDTIKLYRKKDWNVKVVMISENNDFELIKKSFKKGANGYLTKPMSADKFSHALTSVREEGATISNDIVKQVVSNFNRKSYSFFSERENQIVDYLCNGATYKMIADKLFVTTSAVNFHIQNIYLKLDVNSKSEALSKLESL from the coding sequence ATGAAAACTCAGGATTTAAAATTTATTATTGTAGAAAAAAACGAACATGAACATGTTAGCTATCTAAACTATCTAAAAGGAGTGGATGGTTTTCAACTTATGGGCATTTATACCTCCGCCAGCAAGGCCCTTAAGGATTTCAATAGAACCAGGCCCCATATCGTTTTAACGGAGGTCGATTTGCATGAGACCAATGGTTTGGATACCATTAAGCTATATCGGAAAAAAGACTGGAACGTAAAGGTGGTGATGATCAGTGAAAACAATGACTTCGAACTTATTAAAAAGAGTTTCAAAAAAGGAGCAAATGGCTATTTGACCAAACCCATGTCCGCAGATAAGTTTAGCCATGCACTGACCAGCGTCAGGGAGGAAGGAGCAACCATCAGTAACGACATCGTTAAACAGGTTGTGTCCAATTTCAATAGGAAATCCTATAGTTTCTTTTCGGAAAGAGAGAATCAAATCGTAGACTATTTATGCAATGGGGCAACCTATAAAATGATAGCTGACAAACTATTTGTTACTACCAGTGCCGTCAATTTTCACATTCAGAATATCTATCTAAAGTTGGACGTAAATTCAAAGTCCGAAGCGTTGAGCAAGCTTGAAAGTCTATAA
- the xylA gene encoding xylose isomerase, whose product MAEKVYFKGIDAIKFEGKDSDNPLAFKYYNPEQVVAGKTMREHFKFAIAYWHTFCGQGSDPFGPGTQNFEWDQSSDPVQAAKDKADAAFEFFEKIGFDYFCFHDFDLIQEGPTFLESEKRLNTIVDYIKEKQKASGKKLLWGTANCFSNPRYMNGAATNPEFNVVARAGAQIKMALDATMELNGENYVFWGGREGYMSLLNSDMGRELDHMGQFLTMCRDYARGKGFKGNFFIEPKPMEPMKHQYDFDSATAIGFLREYGLEKDFKINIEVNHATLAQHTFQHELAVAGKAGMLGSLDANRGDYQNGWDTDQFPNNILETTEAMLVFLEAGGLQGGGINFDAKIRRNSTDLEDIFLAHIGGADTFARALITADKIITSSAYSSLRKKRYSSFDSGKGKDFENGKLDLNDLYAIAKENGELPLISGKQELFENIINQYI is encoded by the coding sequence ATGGCAGAAAAAGTATATTTCAAAGGAATTGATGCAATTAAATTTGAAGGCAAGGATTCAGATAACCCTTTGGCGTTCAAATATTATAATCCTGAGCAAGTGGTGGCGGGAAAAACCATGCGAGAACATTTTAAATTTGCCATAGCCTATTGGCATACCTTCTGCGGCCAAGGGTCCGATCCATTTGGTCCGGGAACACAGAATTTTGAATGGGACCAATCTTCCGACCCTGTTCAGGCGGCAAAGGACAAGGCAGATGCGGCCTTTGAGTTTTTTGAGAAAATCGGTTTTGACTATTTCTGTTTTCATGATTTTGATCTTATTCAGGAGGGTCCCACTTTTTTGGAGTCGGAAAAAAGATTGAATACCATTGTAGACTACATTAAGGAAAAGCAGAAGGCTAGCGGCAAAAAATTACTATGGGGAACGGCAAACTGTTTCTCCAATCCGCGCTATATGAATGGTGCGGCGACCAACCCTGAATTTAATGTAGTGGCAAGGGCAGGTGCGCAAATAAAAATGGCTTTGGACGCTACCATGGAACTAAATGGTGAAAACTACGTATTCTGGGGCGGTAGGGAAGGTTATATGTCGCTTTTGAATTCCGATATGGGCCGCGAATTGGACCATATGGGACAATTCTTGACTATGTGCAGGGATTACGCCCGTGGGAAAGGATTTAAAGGGAATTTCTTTATAGAACCGAAACCGATGGAGCCCATGAAGCATCAATATGACTTTGATTCCGCAACTGCTATTGGTTTCCTGCGTGAATATGGATTGGAAAAGGATTTCAAGATCAATATCGAGGTAAACCACGCGACTTTGGCGCAGCATACCTTCCAACATGAATTGGCGGTTGCCGGAAAAGCCGGAATGTTGGGTAGTTTGGATGCAAACCGTGGCGATTATCAAAACGGATGGGATACGGACCAGTTTCCAAACAATATCCTAGAAACTACCGAGGCCATGTTGGTATTCTTGGAAGCAGGAGGCCTTCAAGGTGGCGGTATAAATTTTGACGCCAAGATCAGACGAAATTCTACGGATTTGGAAGATATATTCCTTGCCCATATTGGTGGGGCAGATACTTTTGCAAGAGCCCTTATTACAGCCGATAAAATAATAACCTCCTCTGCGTACTCAAGCTTGAGAAAAAAGAGGTACAGTTCCTTCGATTCAGGAAAAGGGAAGGATTTTGAGAACGGTAAATTGGACCTGAACGATTTGTATGCCATTGCCAAGGAGAACGGAGAATTACCTTTAATAAGCGGAAAGCAGGAGCTGTTTGAAAATATTATCAATCAGTATATATAA
- a CDS encoding sialate O-acetylesterase — MRRLFLIFFICCVSVVKADITLPNIFSSNMVLQRESSVDLFGWANPGEEFTITTGWDKKEHSIKTPITGKWKLSVETLGAGGPFSIQFKGGSNEILLENVLIGEVWLCSGQSNMEWSANSGLDNKEEAIANSDKPTIRLFTVEKRTAEYPQDDLDGTWQVCSPETMPDFSAVAYFFAERLQEEMEVPIGLIDSSWGASCAEVWTPEEEFVKNPALQESYGLIKPNPWVPIEKSILYNAMIAPLTDFKISGTLWYQGESNTANAETYENTFGTLINSWRDKWGYDFPFYYVQIAPYKYGREYEGGIVRDQQRRILSLPNTGMAMTSDICTVDDIHPRNKKDVGIRLANIALKQHYNALDTTVYGPVFDKAEAMADKVMVHFLHNEGLTVKGKNLEHFEVLSQDGIWYPAKAKIKNGIVTVQAKEVKEPKRVRYAYGSTEIANLFNAQGLPASTFISTEL, encoded by the coding sequence ATGAGGCGACTGTTTTTAATATTTTTTATATGTTGTGTTTCCGTTGTCAAGGCTGATATAACCCTTCCCAACATATTCTCTAGCAACATGGTCTTGCAAAGGGAATCTTCCGTTGACCTTTTTGGATGGGCTAATCCCGGGGAAGAATTTACCATTACTACCGGATGGGACAAAAAGGAACATTCCATAAAAACACCTATTACCGGAAAATGGAAATTATCCGTGGAAACGCTTGGTGCAGGAGGACCTTTTAGTATTCAATTTAAAGGAGGTTCCAACGAGATTCTTTTAGAGAATGTTCTAATTGGTGAAGTATGGCTATGTTCCGGGCAATCCAACATGGAATGGAGCGCCAATAGCGGTTTGGATAATAAAGAGGAAGCGATAGCCAATTCAGATAAACCAACAATTAGGCTATTTACCGTAGAAAAGAGAACGGCCGAGTATCCCCAAGATGATTTGGACGGGACGTGGCAGGTTTGTTCACCCGAAACCATGCCCGATTTCAGTGCCGTAGCTTATTTCTTTGCCGAACGCCTACAAGAGGAAATGGAGGTGCCCATTGGCTTGATAGACTCCTCTTGGGGAGCTTCCTGTGCCGAAGTCTGGACACCGGAGGAGGAGTTCGTTAAGAACCCGGCCCTACAAGAGTCCTACGGACTTATAAAGCCTAACCCTTGGGTCCCCATTGAAAAGTCGATTCTGTACAACGCCATGATTGCACCCTTAACGGACTTCAAAATAAGCGGTACACTTTGGTACCAAGGGGAATCCAATACGGCCAATGCCGAAACCTATGAAAACACCTTTGGCACGCTTATAAATTCTTGGCGAGATAAGTGGGGGTATGATTTTCCATTCTATTATGTGCAAATAGCTCCTTATAAGTATGGCAGGGAATATGAAGGCGGCATCGTTCGGGATCAACAAAGAAGGATCTTGTCACTTCCCAACACGGGTATGGCCATGACCAGTGATATTTGTACCGTGGACGATATTCATCCTAGAAATAAAAAGGATGTGGGTATCCGTTTGGCAAACATTGCCCTTAAACAACATTACAACGCTTTGGATACAACTGTCTATGGACCTGTGTTCGATAAGGCCGAAGCGATGGCAGATAAGGTAATGGTTCATTTTTTACATAATGAAGGGCTTACCGTAAAAGGAAAAAACCTGGAGCATTTCGAGGTATTGTCTCAGGATGGAATCTGGTATCCGGCAAAAGCGAAAATCAAGAATGGCATTGTAACGGTACAAGCAAAAGAGGTAAAGGAGCCAAAAAGGGTTCGATATGCTTATGGAAGCACGGAAATCGCCAATCTGTTCAATGCCCAAGGTTTGCCCGCTTCTACTTTTATAAGCACGGAGTTGTAA
- a CDS encoding Gfo/Idh/MocA family protein: MNTDKQFLARRNFIKSASAASLLLTSMGSYGFEFFADEKPKKVALIGTGWYGTSDLFKLIQVANVEVVSLCDVDSNFLNEVGELVSQRQKNGKVPKLYSDYREMLKKEKLDIVLIGTPDHWHALMCIDALKAGAHVYVQKPISVDVIEGEAMVAAARKYNKVVQVGTQRKSTPHLIDAKKQIVDKELLGKIGHVEMCCYYHMRANGNPPVQPVPDFLDYEMWTGPAPWRPYDGIPHRRWWRTFREYGNGIMGDMCVHMLDTVRWMLDLGWPKRISSEGGIYVQKDGKSNISDTQTAVFEYDGINCIWQHRSWGNPADPEYPWAFIIYGEKGVLKGSTMKADFIPYGKEGEPVHFDVLYEKEKYPEDLVEKDNELNAAPATRRHMINFLEAIANGTRPVADIEEGHISTASCILANLSMDLGRPLIYDPSSMSVVDDQEATDKLQRAYRGQWKHPHPDTV, encoded by the coding sequence ATGAATACCGATAAACAGTTTTTAGCGAGAAGAAATTTTATCAAAAGTGCTTCAGCCGCTTCCCTCCTTCTGACATCCATGGGTAGTTATGGTTTTGAATTCTTTGCCGATGAAAAACCAAAAAAAGTGGCCCTCATTGGAACTGGTTGGTACGGTACCAGTGATTTGTTCAAACTCATACAGGTCGCCAACGTAGAAGTTGTTTCCCTATGTGATGTAGATTCCAATTTTCTAAACGAAGTTGGAGAATTGGTTTCGCAAAGGCAAAAAAACGGAAAAGTCCCAAAGTTATACTCTGATTACAGGGAAATGCTAAAAAAGGAAAAACTGGATATTGTACTGATTGGAACTCCTGACCACTGGCATGCCCTAATGTGCATTGATGCCCTCAAGGCGGGTGCACATGTCTATGTTCAAAAACCAATAAGTGTGGATGTCATTGAGGGAGAAGCTATGGTGGCCGCTGCGAGAAAATATAACAAAGTAGTACAGGTTGGCACCCAACGAAAAAGCACACCACATTTGATAGATGCCAAGAAACAAATTGTGGATAAAGAACTATTGGGAAAAATAGGCCATGTTGAAATGTGCTGTTATTATCACATGCGGGCCAATGGAAACCCTCCCGTACAACCTGTGCCGGATTTTTTGGATTATGAAATGTGGACGGGACCTGCACCATGGCGACCTTATGATGGAATTCCGCACAGAAGATGGTGGAGAACCTTTAGGGAATATGGAAACGGGATTATGGGCGATATGTGCGTGCACATGCTGGATACCGTGCGATGGATGTTGGATTTGGGCTGGCCCAAACGAATTAGTTCCGAAGGAGGTATTTATGTACAAAAAGATGGAAAGTCGAACATATCAGACACCCAGACCGCCGTTTTTGAATATGATGGCATAAACTGCATATGGCAACATCGAAGTTGGGGAAATCCTGCGGATCCGGAATACCCTTGGGCCTTTATCATTTATGGGGAAAAAGGTGTTTTAAAAGGAAGTACCATGAAGGCCGATTTTATCCCCTATGGAAAAGAAGGTGAACCCGTGCATTTTGATGTATTGTATGAAAAAGAAAAGTATCCAGAAGATTTGGTTGAAAAGGATAATGAATTAAATGCAGCACCCGCCACAAGACGGCATATGATCAACTTTTTAGAAGCTATTGCCAATGGAACCAGACCTGTTGCCGACATTGAGGAAGGTCATATTTCCACTGCAAGTTGCATTTTGGCAAACCTATCCATGGATTTAGGTAGACCATTGATTTATGACCCAAGCAGCATGTCTGTTGTTGACGACCAAGAGGCGACCGATAAATTGCAGCGCGCTTATAGAGGTCAATGGAAGCATCCACATCCAGATACGGTATAG